In Idiomarina sp. PL1-037, a single genomic region encodes these proteins:
- the rplI gene encoding 50S ribosomal protein L9 produces the protein MNVILLDKIANLGSLGDQVSVKSGYARNFLFPHGKAVPATKSNVDLFEQRRAEYEAKLADQLAAAQARAEKVNALDAVTISSKAGDEGKLFGSIGTRDIADAVTAAGVEVKKSEVLMPHGTLREVGEFDIELHLHADVFANITLKVVPAE, from the coding sequence ATGAATGTCATTTTGTTAGATAAAATTGCTAACTTGGGAAGCCTTGGCGATCAAGTCAGTGTAAAATCTGGTTACGCACGTAACTTTCTTTTCCCTCACGGAAAAGCTGTACCTGCGACCAAAAGCAACGTTGATCTATTTGAACAGCGTCGTGCTGAGTATGAAGCGAAATTAGCGGATCAATTAGCTGCTGCTCAAGCTCGTGCTGAGAAAGTAAATGCCTTAGATGCAGTAACTATTTCGTCTAAAGCTGGTGATGAAGGCAAACTATTTGGCTCTATCGGTACTCGCGACATCGCTGATGCAGTAACAGCTGCTGGCGTTGAAGTGAAGAAGAGCGAAGTGTTAATGCCGCATGGTACATTACGTGAAGTCGGTGAGTTTGATATTGAACTGCACTTGCACGCTGATGTATTTGCAAACATTACATTGAAAGTTGTACCTGCTGAATAA
- the rpsR gene encoding 30S ribosomal protein S18 has translation MARFFRRRKFCRFKADGVKEIDYKDIATLKNYITETGKIVPSRITGTSAKYQRQLARAIKRARYLSLLPYTDSHQ, from the coding sequence ATGGCTCGTTTTTTTCGTCGCCGCAAATTCTGCCGCTTTAAAGCAGATGGCGTAAAAGAAATTGATTATAAAGATATCGCTACGCTTAAGAACTACATTACTGAAACTGGTAAAATCGTTCCTAGCCGTATTACTGGAACATCGGCTAAGTATCAGCGTCAGTTAGCGCGCGCTATTAAGCGTGCTCGTTATTTGTCACTGCTGCCTTATACTGATTCACATCAGTAA
- the rpsF gene encoding 30S ribosomal protein S6: protein MRHYEIVFMVHPDQSEQVPGMIERYSETIKQGGGQIHRLEDWGRRQLAYPINKLHKAHYVLLNIEASAEVVEELETAFRYNDAVLRNMIMRKKESITEPSPLTKPKEDRKGDSEAA, encoded by the coding sequence ATGCGTCATTACGAAATCGTATTTATGGTCCATCCGGACCAAAGCGAGCAAGTACCTGGCATGATCGAGCGCTACAGCGAAACGATCAAGCAAGGTGGTGGTCAAATCCATCGTTTAGAAGACTGGGGCCGTCGTCAATTGGCTTACCCAATCAACAAACTGCACAAAGCACACTATGTTCTGTTGAACATTGAAGCTTCTGCAGAGGTTGTGGAAGAGCTTGAAACTGCATTCCGTTATAACGATGCAGTATTGCGCAATATGATCATGCGTAAAAAAGAATCTATTACTGAGCCTTCGCCGCTGACTAAGCCGAAGGAAGATCGTAAAGGTGACAGTGAAGCAGCGTAA
- the priB gene encoding primosomal replication protein N, whose protein sequence is MNRLHLTGTLCKVPKLETSPSGIEHLQLVIEHRSMQPEAGMNRQSYVRIQVVLSGEGLQHWLEKLTVGCEVLAEGFLHRHEDSNGSPRLVLHAQHLELI, encoded by the coding sequence ATGAATCGACTGCATTTAACCGGAACACTTTGCAAAGTACCTAAGCTGGAAACCAGCCCGTCAGGTATTGAGCATTTACAATTAGTGATTGAACATCGGTCTATGCAACCGGAAGCCGGTATGAATCGTCAATCTTATGTGCGTATTCAGGTCGTGTTAAGTGGTGAAGGTTTACAACACTGGTTAGAAAAATTGACGGTGGGTTGTGAAGTTTTAGCAGAAGGTTTTCTGCACCGTCACGAGGATAGCAATGGCTCACCTCGTTTGGTACTTCATGCTCAGCATCTCGAATTGATTTAA
- the ltrA gene encoding group II intron reverse transcriptase/maturase encodes MDLMSAMTERSNMLQAYHRVCRNKGTPGVDGATTDELKGYLQQHWQRIKQQLLDGNYRPQPVRKVEIPKPGGGMRMLGIPCVIDRLIQQAMHQVLSEQLEPMLSPHSYGFRPGKSAMQAVHQARDYMESGKRWVVDIDMAKFFDRVNHDILMSRIARVIKDKTVLKLIRRYLQAGIMDNGMVTARTEGTPQGGPLSPLLSNVLLHELDMELTRRGHSFCRYADDCNIYVSSERAAHRVLASTTKLLEQRLKLKVNREKSAADRPWKRSFLGYTVCSRKYNIRLKVADKSVKRFKGNIRALLRMAKGWNIRKTVSELAPKLRGWINYFHHADAKGIFNELDGWLRRHLRKILWRQWKRGQTRRRMLMRLGIAEKRAVLSSINGRGPWWNSGASHMNQALPKKLFDRLGLVSLMDSYHRLKCNL; translated from the coding sequence ATGGATTTAATGTCAGCGATGACTGAACGGTCAAATATGCTGCAAGCCTATCATCGAGTGTGTCGGAATAAAGGCACACCGGGAGTAGACGGTGCAACCACAGACGAGCTGAAAGGTTATCTGCAACAACACTGGCAGCGTATCAAACAACAACTATTGGACGGCAACTATCGCCCGCAACCGGTGCGCAAGGTAGAGATACCCAAACCCGGAGGTGGCATGCGGATGCTTGGCATCCCATGCGTGATAGACCGCCTTATCCAACAGGCAATGCATCAGGTATTGAGCGAGCAGCTCGAGCCGATGCTCTCACCGCATAGCTACGGCTTCAGGCCGGGTAAAAGCGCCATGCAAGCGGTGCATCAAGCCCGGGATTATATGGAGTCGGGTAAACGCTGGGTGGTAGACATTGATATGGCAAAGTTCTTTGACCGGGTCAATCATGACATCCTCATGTCGCGTATCGCCCGGGTTATCAAGGACAAAACCGTGCTCAAACTGATACGTCGCTACCTACAAGCAGGCATCATGGACAATGGCATGGTCACAGCGCGAACGGAGGGTACACCGCAAGGTGGCCCCCTCTCGCCACTGCTGTCGAACGTTCTATTACATGAGCTGGACATGGAGCTGACCCGGCGAGGCCATAGCTTCTGCCGCTACGCGGATGACTGCAACATCTATGTGAGCAGTGAGCGCGCAGCGCACCGAGTGCTGGCCTCAACAACTAAGCTCCTTGAACAGCGCCTGAAGCTTAAGGTCAATCGTGAAAAGAGTGCTGCCGATAGACCATGGAAGCGCAGCTTCCTTGGCTATACGGTATGCAGCCGGAAATACAACATCCGGCTGAAAGTGGCTGATAAGAGTGTGAAACGCTTCAAAGGCAACATCAGAGCGCTACTGCGAATGGCCAAAGGCTGGAACATCCGGAAAACGGTAAGCGAACTCGCCCCTAAACTACGTGGCTGGATAAACTACTTCCACCACGCAGACGCTAAGGGAATCTTCAATGAACTCGATGGCTGGCTCCGCCGCCATTTAAGGAAGATACTCTGGCGACAATGGAAACGAGGACAAACCCGCAGACGGATGTTGATGCGCCTCGGTATTGCCGAGAAACGTGCAGTGCTAAGCTCTATCAATGGGCGCGGCCCATGGTGGAACTCGGGTGCTTCGCACATGAATCAGGCATTACCGAAAAAGTTGTTTGATAGACTGGGGCTGGTATCGTTGATGGACAGCTATCATCGGCTCAAATGTAACTTATGA
- a CDS encoding signaling protein — protein sequence MNLKRRLFPIAIALAMVAVLFVSWTPNWESPTWLRSEKPYVAFHFEVEDNAAQSVQNLAFDISNRLDVRHEWHRVEDNNAEWQVTLVFAEQQDAVQIDATVRRQEKIVDHIVVRGEIAVANELADRVVSLLSSRIEKAHKNAD from the coding sequence ATGAATCTTAAACGTCGCCTTTTCCCCATAGCCATTGCTCTGGCTATGGTTGCAGTATTGTTTGTGAGCTGGACGCCTAACTGGGAATCACCAACCTGGCTGCGTTCAGAGAAGCCCTATGTTGCTTTTCATTTTGAGGTAGAGGATAACGCGGCTCAATCTGTACAGAATTTAGCTTTTGATATTAGTAATCGGCTCGATGTCAGGCACGAGTGGCACAGGGTTGAGGATAATAATGCTGAATGGCAAGTCACTCTTGTGTTCGCTGAACAGCAGGATGCGGTACAAATTGATGCAACAGTAAGACGTCAAGAAAAGATTGTTGATCATATTGTTGTACGTGGAGAAATCGCAGTGGCTAATGAGTTAGCCGACCGCGTTGTTTCTTTACTCAGTTCACGTATCGAAAAAGCCCATAAAAACGCTGATTAA